From one Synergistaceae bacterium genomic stretch:
- a CDS encoding SEL1-like repeat protein, with the protein MRKMRFAAVVLVMLLACSAFGDDFNVLMKRARNGDIYAQFRVGRMYQTGDGVAQDYRKAREWYEKAAAQNYGWAFHNLGWMYQEALGVKVDYRKAFEYYTKGAERGIARSFNQLGWFYEQGLWVKFDYKQAFYWYTKAAEGGDHYGLNNLGHMYENGINTSRDLRKAMEYYRQSAAKGNKKAQEALARLETQQKPSAPAVATTPPTPATPPKPRLAVLDVEDKSEERKANPLHLADTKLRLAVRTLDDKCDIGKKTASAITDLMIDELGNTHLFALMEREHFDDYLGREVNIGQSGLVDPSTAPSVGKMKGIQYHMMGSIMFCKYYEKGSGVVIPILGIATQSKTAYVVIHIRIVDSSTGEIVYTARQTGSYKQTSKGASANYRGFFIGGYSKETGGLLEQAALDAVMKHVSAIKERISHS; encoded by the coding sequence GTGAGGAAGATGCGGTTCGCGGCGGTGGTGCTGGTGATGCTTCTGGCGTGTTCAGCATTCGGCGATGACTTCAATGTTCTGATGAAACGAGCTAGGAACGGAGATATTTACGCACAGTTTCGGGTTGGCCGGATGTATCAGACAGGCGACGGAGTAGCGCAGGACTACAGAAAAGCCCGCGAATGGTACGAGAAAGCTGCCGCTCAGAATTATGGCTGGGCTTTCCACAATCTCGGGTGGATGTATCAAGAAGCATTAGGAGTCAAGGTAGATTACAGAAAGGCCTTTGAGTATTACACAAAGGGAGCAGAGCGTGGTATTGCTAGGTCATTCAATCAGCTTGGCTGGTTTTATGAACAAGGCCTCTGGGTGAAGTTTGACTATAAGCAGGCTTTCTACTGGTACACGAAAGCGGCAGAGGGAGGCGACCACTATGGCTTGAATAATCTTGGTCATATGTACGAGAACGGTATAAACACAAGCAGGGATTTGCGTAAGGCGATGGAATATTACCGTCAGTCAGCGGCTAAAGGCAACAAGAAGGCACAAGAAGCCCTCGCAAGGCTCGAAACTCAGCAGAAGCCCTCTGCTCCAGCTGTCGCAACGACTCCCCCCACGCCCGCAACTCCACCAAAACCGCGACTCGCCGTTCTTGACGTCGAGGACAAGAGCGAGGAACGAAAAGCCAATCCCCTGCACCTCGCAGACACTAAGCTAAGATTGGCAGTCCGTACGCTTGATGACAAGTGCGATATTGGCAAGAAGACCGCCTCAGCAATAACGGACCTTATGATTGACGAACTGGGCAATACACATCTCTTTGCTCTGATGGAACGTGAACATTTCGACGATTATCTTGGCCGAGAAGTCAATATCGGGCAGTCTGGCTTGGTAGACCCCTCAACAGCACCTAGTGTAGGAAAGATGAAGGGCATCCAGTACCACATGATGGGGTCAATCATGTTCTGCAAATACTACGAGAAAGGCTCGGGAGTCGTAATCCCTATTCTCGGAATAGCAACCCAGTCCAAGACTGCATATGTGGTCATCCACATCAGGATAGTCGACAGCTCCACAGGCGAGATAGTTTATACTGCAAGACAAACAGGAAGTTACAAGCAGACCTCAAAGGGAGCTTCAGCCAATTACAGGGGCTTCTTTATCGGCGGTTACAGCAAAGAAACAGGAGGACTCTTGGAACAGGCTGCCCTTGATGCAGTTATGAAACATGTCTCAGCGATTAAGGAGAGAATATCTCACAGTTAG
- a CDS encoding SEL1-like repeat protein: MKKACFAAALLPVLFACAAFGVEFGDMAGNAGIASPQAERGASLVVSRQKAAPLASKNSKGVGSGFFAVLDKAQHGDVNAQFEVGRMYAEGDGTEKNYTKAAEWYQKAAMRKHDMAQNNLGDLYRFGNGVRQDFDKAREWYEKAASRNNQYALYNLGTMYEAGEGVRQDFAKAQEYYEKAASRGHEDAKAAIARLNNPQRAAYQPQNPPYGSSRGSTSVAPARPKTPAPSSSKKAASTTSKSPKSVGSGFFAVMDKAQHGDVNAQFEVGRMYAEGDGTEKNYTKAAEWYQKAAMRKHDMAQNNLGDLYRFGNGVRQDFDKAREWYEKAASRNNEHALFSLGWMYEFGEGVYPDINKAREYYGKSASRGNEDAREAIARLDGSRNVPGKPTYASNPPQVTVEPTPPAPPARTPEPAPAPVRTPEPAPAPARTPTPAPAPAPTKTPSKPTPTAQKAKTDDDSRPKPRLAVREFEDRSEDGKAPADAITDMMITELMKTDEFTVMLRGKRFDDYIGTEIKMGQSGLVDAKTAPAVGKLKGLQYTMTGSITLYYYTEKGAGMVLPIIGVATEAKTAYVVIDLMIIDNSTGEIIYANNQYGEAKQVSKGGGASYKGFFIGGYSKRAGGLLQEATRNAVVKHVSAIINLDL; this comes from the coding sequence ATGAAGAAGGCATGTTTTGCAGCAGCATTGTTGCCGGTGCTTTTTGCGTGTGCGGCATTCGGCGTTGAGTTTGGTGATATGGCCGGGAATGCAGGGATTGCCAGCCCTCAGGCAGAGCGCGGGGCTTCTCTTGTCGTTTCCCGGCAGAAAGCTGCTCCGCTTGCGTCAAAGAACTCTAAGGGCGTGGGGAGCGGATTTTTCGCTGTTCTGGACAAGGCACAGCACGGGGATGTCAACGCACAGTTCGAAGTCGGTCGCATGTACGCTGAGGGCGACGGCACTGAGAAGAATTACACGAAGGCGGCGGAATGGTATCAGAAAGCGGCGATGCGCAAGCACGACATGGCACAGAACAATCTGGGCGACCTCTACCGTTTCGGCAACGGAGTGAGGCAGGACTTCGACAAAGCCCGCGAGTGGTACGAAAAAGCTGCCTCGAGGAACAATCAGTACGCGCTCTACAATCTTGGCACGATGTACGAAGCCGGAGAAGGTGTACGCCAGGATTTTGCTAAGGCGCAAGAATACTACGAGAAAGCCGCAAGTCGCGGTCACGAGGATGCGAAAGCCGCCATCGCAAGGCTGAACAACCCACAGCGCGCCGCTTACCAGCCGCAAAACCCTCCCTACGGTTCGTCGCGGGGAAGCACAAGCGTAGCTCCTGCGCGCCCTAAGACCCCTGCACCTAGCTCTTCGAAGAAAGCCGCTTCTACGACATCAAAAAGTCCTAAGAGTGTGGGGAGCGGCTTTTTTGCTGTCATGGACAAGGCACAGCACGGGGATGTCAACGCACAGTTCGAAGTCGGGCGCATGTACGCAGAGGGCGACGGCACTGAGAAGAACTACACGAAGGCAGCGGAATGGTATCAGAAGGCGGCGATGCGCAAGCACGACATGGCACAGAACAATCTGGGCGACCTCTACCGTTTCGGCAACGGAGTGAGGCAGGACTTCGACAAGGCTCGTGAATGGTACGAGAAGGCCGCCTCGAGGAACAACGAGCACGCGCTCTTCAGTCTCGGCTGGATGTACGAGTTCGGAGAAGGAGTGTACCCGGACATCAACAAGGCACGCGAATACTACGGGAAGTCCGCAAGTCGCGGCAATGAGGATGCGAGAGAAGCTATCGCAAGGCTGGACGGTTCACGGAATGTTCCCGGAAAGCCGACGTACGCCAGCAATCCCCCTCAGGTTACGGTTGAGCCAACTCCGCCCGCACCTCCCGCGAGAACGCCTGAGCCTGCGCCCGCACCCGTGAGAACGCCTGAGCCTGCGCCTGCACCTGCAAGAACTCCGACACCTGCACCTGCTCCTGCGCCCACAAAAACTCCGTCAAAGCCGACACCTACTGCACAAAAGGCCAAGACCGATGACGATTCGCGTCCCAAGCCAAGACTGGCAGTCCGTGAGTTTGAGGACAGAAGCGAGGACGGAAAAGCTCCTGCTGACGCGATAACGGACATGATGATAACCGAGCTGATGAAGACCGACGAGTTCACCGTCATGCTTCGAGGCAAACGCTTCGACGACTACATCGGCACAGAGATCAAGATGGGACAGTCCGGCCTTGTTGACGCGAAGACTGCTCCTGCTGTCGGCAAGCTCAAGGGGCTTCAGTACACCATGACGGGGTCAATCACGCTCTACTACTACACCGAGAAAGGTGCTGGGATGGTGCTTCCCATCATCGGGGTAGCGACTGAGGCCAAGACCGCCTACGTAGTCATAGACCTCATGATAATCGACAACTCGACCGGCGAGATAATCTACGCCAACAACCAGTACGGCGAAGCCAAGCAGGTTTCGAAGGGCGGAGGAGCGTCCTACAAGGGCTTCTTTATCGGAGGGTACAGCAAGAGGGCGGGAGGTCTTCTGCAGGAGGCAACCCGAAACGCCGTAGTGAAGCACGTATCCGCAATCATTAATCTGGATCTGTAG
- a CDS encoding OmpH family outer membrane protein, with translation MKKVLAVVLAVSVLFSATSAFAAAKKAAAPAAASSATAVGIVDRGEILNNHPRLNQVRQELANIARQKENEAKAAADKETDTAKKAQAVQAKRMELAQEEQKLMAPIYRDCEQAVREVAVRKKLTLVLDKFVVLIGGEDITQDVIQQLAKSK, from the coding sequence ATGAAGAAAGTATTAGCAGTCGTACTCGCAGTATCAGTTCTGTTCAGCGCAACATCAGCATTTGCCGCCGCGAAGAAGGCAGCAGCACCCGCCGCCGCATCATCAGCCACCGCAGTAGGCATAGTAGACAGAGGAGAAATCCTCAACAACCATCCGCGCCTTAACCAGGTTCGCCAGGAATTAGCGAACATTGCCCGCCAGAAGGAGAACGAGGCCAAAGCCGCCGCCGACAAAGAGACCGACACGGCCAAGAAGGCGCAGGCAGTGCAGGCCAAGAGGATGGAGCTTGCGCAGGAAGAGCAGAAGCTGATGGCACCGATATACAGGGACTGCGAGCAGGCAGTGCGTGAAGTTGCCGTGCGCAAGAAACTGACGCTGGTACTGGACAAGTTCGTAGTGCTCATCGGCGGAGAGGACATCACACAGGACGTAATCCAGCAGCTGGCCAAGAGCAAATAA
- a CDS encoding QueT transporter family protein, translating into MNTAKISRGALIGALYAVLTISLAPISYGPVQFRVSEALTLLPFCLPEAIPGLFLGCIFANFFGGFGLPDMVFGSLATLIAAVLSRKSGNIWIAALWPVVSNMVIIGVMLHVLVSAPLMATCLYVGLGEAGACWLVGVPLMKVLDARKIITRAN; encoded by the coding sequence ATTAACACAGCAAAAATCTCACGCGGAGCACTTATCGGAGCACTCTACGCGGTTCTGACGATAAGCCTTGCTCCCATCTCGTACGGCCCCGTCCAGTTCCGAGTCTCGGAGGCACTGACGCTTCTGCCGTTCTGCCTGCCTGAGGCAATACCGGGACTGTTCTTAGGGTGCATCTTCGCGAACTTCTTCGGAGGGTTCGGACTGCCGGACATGGTGTTCGGGTCTCTGGCGACACTCATTGCCGCAGTTCTCTCGCGGAAGTCCGGGAACATCTGGATTGCCGCGCTCTGGCCTGTCGTCTCGAACATGGTCATCATCGGCGTAATGCTTCATGTGCTCGTCTCTGCGCCGCTCATGGCAACATGCCTCTATGTCGGTCTCGGGGAAGCAGGAGCTTGCTGGCTCGTCGGAGTGCCGTTGATGAAGGTGCTTGACGCGCGCAAAATAATCACACGGGCTAATTAG
- the coaBC gene encoding bifunctional phosphopantothenoylcysteine decarboxylase/phosphopantothenate--cysteine ligase CoaBC — protein MPCWKSNRKILLGITGGIAAYKTPYLVRLIRKAGCEAEIIMTDAAKNFAAPMALETLSGRKVWTDDDFGGTIPHIRLAEWAEVFVIAPCTANTLAKIAHGIADNLLTSAAVASTCPMLVFPAMNEHMYANPAVQENVAALKRRGIRVIEPEDGELACGVSGKGRMPEPEEIMHEVFRALCPVHDMSGKHVLVTAGPTHEYIDPVRFISNPSSGKMGLAMARSAWYRGADVRLVAGPVELDGWGMKVEHVTSALEMLDAVKANLSWADYVVKAAAVGDYRVKDYSSRKLKREGKDTLTLELVQNPDIAAEAGRLKREGQVLIGFAAETDDVIAHAREKLARKNLDYILANDVTAEGSGFGTDTNTLRLISYDSEQVFSGLKEDAAFDIWSALNAH, from the coding sequence ATGCCCTGCTGGAAGAGTAACCGCAAGATTCTTCTGGGCATTACGGGAGGCATAGCCGCCTACAAGACACCTTACCTTGTCCGTCTGATACGCAAGGCGGGCTGTGAGGCGGAAATCATCATGACGGACGCGGCCAAAAACTTCGCTGCTCCGATGGCTCTCGAGACTTTGTCGGGGCGTAAGGTCTGGACTGACGACGATTTCGGCGGAACCATCCCACACATACGGCTTGCTGAATGGGCAGAAGTTTTCGTGATTGCACCGTGCACCGCGAACACCCTCGCCAAGATCGCGCACGGAATCGCCGACAACCTCCTGACCTCTGCGGCTGTCGCTTCAACGTGCCCGATGCTGGTTTTCCCGGCAATGAACGAACACATGTACGCCAACCCTGCCGTTCAGGAGAACGTAGCGGCCTTGAAGCGTCGCGGAATACGCGTGATTGAGCCGGAGGACGGCGAGCTTGCGTGCGGTGTTTCCGGCAAAGGCAGGATGCCCGAGCCGGAAGAGATTATGCACGAGGTCTTCAGGGCACTCTGTCCGGTTCACGACATGTCGGGAAAACACGTTCTCGTTACCGCCGGGCCGACACACGAATACATTGACCCTGTGCGTTTCATCAGCAACCCGTCGAGCGGAAAGATGGGGCTTGCGATGGCACGTTCTGCGTGGTACAGGGGCGCGGACGTGAGACTTGTTGCCGGGCCTGTTGAACTTGACGGCTGGGGAATGAAGGTCGAGCACGTTACGTCGGCTCTCGAGATGCTTGATGCGGTGAAAGCAAATCTCTCGTGGGCTGATTACGTGGTGAAGGCCGCCGCAGTAGGAGATTACCGCGTTAAGGACTACAGCTCGCGGAAGCTCAAGCGTGAGGGCAAGGACACCCTGACGCTCGAGCTCGTGCAGAACCCCGACATTGCCGCAGAAGCAGGGCGGCTCAAGCGTGAAGGACAGGTGCTGATAGGTTTCGCGGCAGAGACTGACGACGTTATTGCGCACGCGCGGGAAAAACTCGCCCGCAAGAACCTCGACTACATTCTAGCTAATGACGTTACTGCTGAGGGCTCGGGCTTCGGGACGGACACAAACACTCTGCGCCTGATAAGTTATGACAGCGAGCAGGTCTTTTCCGGCCTCAAGGAAGATGCGGCCTTCGACATCTGGAGCGCGCTGAATGCTCATTGA
- a CDS encoding TerD family protein has product MAVNLVKGQKVDLRKPDGSSLKTVMIGLGWDAAEKAAGGGMLGGLFRGRKRTHNIDCDATVFVCRNGKLASNDDIVYFGNLEHASGAIRHMGDNLTGEGEGDDEEIFVDLTRLPANCDRIVFVVNIYKASERSQHFGMIRNAFIRICDNETSTELCRYNLSENYDGMTAMVFGEMYLRNGQWKFNAIGQATKDNSITELTRRFV; this is encoded by the coding sequence ATGGCAGTGAACTTAGTCAAGGGACAGAAAGTAGACCTCAGGAAGCCTGACGGAAGCAGCCTCAAGACTGTGATGATAGGTTTGGGCTGGGATGCCGCAGAAAAGGCCGCTGGGGGCGGAATGCTCGGCGGGCTCTTCAGAGGACGGAAGAGGACGCATAACATCGACTGCGACGCTACAGTCTTTGTGTGCAGGAACGGCAAGCTCGCAAGCAATGACGACATCGTGTACTTCGGCAACCTCGAGCACGCTTCCGGCGCAATCCGGCACATGGGCGACAACCTTACGGGCGAAGGCGAGGGCGATGACGAAGAAATCTTCGTTGACCTCACGAGGCTTCCAGCGAACTGCGACAGGATAGTCTTCGTCGTGAACATCTATAAGGCCTCCGAGAGAAGCCAGCACTTCGGGATGATACGCAACGCCTTCATACGAATCTGCGACAACGAGACCAGCACCGAACTTTGCCGCTACAACTTATCGGAGAACTACGACGGAATGACGGCAATGGTGTTCGGTGAAATGTACCTGAGAAACGGCCAGTGGAAGTTCAACGCGATAGGCCAGGCGACGAAGGACAACAGCATCACAGAACTCACGAGACGTTTTGTGTAG
- a CDS encoding TIGR00266 family protein, producing the protein MRYEILHQDAFPVVRCDLSRGESIKAESDAMVTMSATLDVEGSMGKGGVLGGLARKFLTGESFFFQRITATRGPGSVLLGHSAPGGIADVVLDGSYGLRVQKDGFLASEETIETGTAVQNLAQGLFSREGFFVLDVHGKGIVFLSSFGAIHPVELAAGEEVLIDNGHLVAWPDFMNYKVEKASSGWVSSITSGESLVCRFRGPGTVLIQTRNPSSFSSWLKGMIGPR; encoded by the coding sequence ATGAGGTACGAGATACTTCATCAGGACGCATTTCCCGTCGTGAGGTGCGACCTGTCGCGCGGCGAATCCATCAAGGCAGAGAGTGATGCGATGGTAACCATGTCCGCAACCCTCGACGTTGAAGGCTCAATGGGCAAAGGCGGAGTTCTCGGCGGACTGGCGCGGAAGTTCCTCACCGGCGAGAGCTTCTTCTTCCAGCGCATCACCGCCACGCGCGGGCCGGGAAGCGTCCTGCTCGGGCACAGTGCTCCGGGCGGAATTGCTGACGTTGTGCTCGACGGGTCTTACGGTCTTAGGGTGCAGAAAGACGGTTTCCTTGCGAGCGAAGAGACCATAGAGACAGGGACGGCCGTACAGAACCTGGCACAGGGGCTGTTCTCGCGTGAAGGCTTCTTCGTGCTGGATGTTCACGGCAAAGGAATAGTCTTCCTGAGCAGCTTCGGGGCGATTCACCCGGTAGAGCTTGCGGCAGGTGAGGAAGTCCTCATCGACAACGGACATCTTGTAGCTTGGCCGGACTTCATGAACTACAAGGTGGAGAAGGCATCATCGGGCTGGGTCTCGAGCATAACGAGCGGCGAAAGCCTCGTGTGCAGGTTCAGGGGGCCCGGAACAGTGCTGATTCAGACGCGCAACCCCTCATCATTCTCTTCGTGGCTCAAGGGAATGATAGGCCCGCGCTAA
- a CDS encoding TerD family protein yields the protein MISLSKGQKVDLTKGRPGLSKIIIGLGWDVNKYDGQADFDLDAAAFLLSANGKVTGDADFVFYNNPKHSSGSVQHMGDNRTGAGEGDDEVIRVDLAAVPASIDKIDFTVTIHEAEERKQNFGQVSNAFIHVFDEAKGEELIRYDLGEDFSIETAVVVAELYRSGGEWKFNAIGSGFKGGLRALCLNFGVSV from the coding sequence ATGATAAGTCTCTCCAAAGGCCAGAAGGTAGACCTCACCAAAGGCCGTCCCGGTCTCTCGAAAATAATTATAGGTTTGGGCTGGGACGTGAACAAGTACGACGGACAGGCAGACTTTGACCTTGACGCGGCGGCGTTCCTTCTCAGCGCGAACGGCAAAGTAACCGGCGACGCAGATTTTGTGTTCTACAACAACCCTAAGCACTCGTCGGGTTCAGTCCAGCACATGGGCGACAACAGGACAGGAGCAGGAGAAGGCGACGACGAAGTTATACGCGTAGACTTGGCCGCAGTACCCGCAAGCATCGACAAGATAGATTTCACCGTAACAATCCACGAGGCAGAGGAGCGCAAACAGAATTTCGGGCAGGTCAGCAATGCCTTCATCCACGTATTCGACGAGGCAAAGGGCGAGGAACTCATACGCTACGACTTGGGGGAAGATTTCTCGATTGAGACGGCTGTAGTTGTCGCAGAACTTTACCGCAGCGGCGGCGAGTGGAAGTTCAACGCAATCGGCTCGGGCTTCAAGGGCGGACTTCGCGCGCTGTGCCTGAACTTCGGCGTAAGCGTATGA